The sequence GGCGGGTCCTGCTGTTCCATCttctaaaaaaaattgaaacgtTATCCACCAGTAAATCACTTCTTGTACATCTCTTATGATTAAATAAACAACTCccttttataaaatattaaaaatgtggCAGATGTCAGTATTTGGCCTCTGATAGTAGACAATCAATTCACACTGTCAGTTCTGTCAGAGGGCATAACAATATAATTTTGATAGTTGTTTGCCAGTACATGTCTGTTATGCAAATCTGAATATTTATTTGACCCCTCCGACCAAGATCTCATTtaaggatttatttttcttgcctTTCTTCATTTCTTAGGGCTTGAAAAAAACCGACCCAATCTTCTGCTGGGTCTTGCAATCATCCAGAAGACAAAACGTCCAGGTGGCTTGCCTCAGGAAATTGAAGAAAAGAGACCCAAAGTTCAAATGTCCAAAGACCCAATGTGGATGCCAAAACCACCCGTCCTCTATGGTTCTAACAAATCTGAGATATTCCAACCCTATGATCCAGAGACTCCGGCTACTTCTTTCAATCCTCGTTCACCATCTTGCCCTGGCTCACCATCAGATTCTTCGTCTTCTGGCTCAGTTACCGTACCATCTCTTTTGACTTCTATGAGAGTGACTCCTCCTGTTTCTTCCCCTTTTGTTGTTTCTGCATCTACCTCCAATAGCATCTCGGACAAGAGAACCAAAACAGAATCTAATGACAAAACACCACTACAGACTATCATGAAATCTATTTACCGCAACAAGCAAACTGACTCTATGGCCTCTGGTGAAGGAAGTTCTGCAGCAAAGACATGTGTTAAAAACAAACCTGTGTTTTCTCACGTGTCTGGATCAATGGTGGATCCAATCGTCCAACAATATGGGCAGAAATCCAAAGTGAAAAAgatagaagaagaggaaaactaCTATGACCGACCATATGACCCGGAGGAGGAGTATGATCCAGCCATGGGATATGGAGTGGCTGCTCCACAGAACATTGAAAAGATTAAGAAAGATGGCCCTGCAGTATCAGGCTTCATGGAGGACGATATAGCCTATGATCCAGAGGATGAGACTATCTTCGAAGATATTCAAAGTGATACTCATCTTACAAAGAAACCTGTTACAACATCAGCTTCGACATCAAGCCCAGCACCACCTTCTAACCAGGTTGTAACACCATCTGCAACTACCACTCCGGTGGAAACTACCCCAGCTGCAGTCATGCCAACTCTTCCTACAGGCATTGTAGTTGTCTCAGCTGCAACATTGTCTGAACAACAGCGCATGCTCGAGGAGCTTAATAAGCAGATTGAAGAGCAGAAACGACAGTTGAAAGAGCAGGAAGAGGCCCTACGTCAACAGAGAGAGGCTGTCGGTATGTTCATGGCAAAATTTTCTGTTTCTGATTCCATGATGTCTCCTCCACAAAAATCTTTGCCTCTTAGTCAACTGTCATCACTGCAGACTGGCGTAATGCAAACAGAATCCAGGCTTTCGGAATCAACAGACAAGACCAGCAACCCCACAGGGGCTGTGGACAAATCAAATGTAGATTCACAATCTGTTGAGATAGAACCAGCCACTCCCTTCCCTGCTTCTGAAAATGACACAGATAACGTAGAGCAAGATAAAACGCAAAACAATGTTGAGGATGGTGACAAGTATTCTTCTGCTGGAGAGATTGAAGATTCTGATGTAGCCTATGACCCCGAGGATGAATCActctttaatttaattcaagaGGATGTATTTCAAGGAAGCAGTATGCAGACACATGATTCAACAGGGAATAGTTCTAGCCGCAAGGGTGCTCTGCCGAATTCATACAACAGCAGAAAGCGAAGGTCGTCACCAAAGAGGCGGAGTCATCGTGAAAGGGACTCTCATAGAAGTCCTTCAAGTAGGTCACAGAGGCATTCTCCTTCACATTCCCATAGACGTAAAGAAAAGGATAGACACAAAAGAAGTGAAAGTGACAGGTCAAGGCACAGAGCTAGAAACCCGTCTGAACGTCAGAGTCGCCATCGTAGAGAGCATAGTACACGCCGTCATTCTCATGGTCATAAAAGATCTCCATCGTCTCCTATAAAAAGAAATTCTGCGTCCCTTTCACCGAAACAGAAAAGAGGACCTTCTCCTGAAGTCCCTGAGAAATCAAATTCTGCAAATGTCCCGAGTGATATGCTGGAGTCGGTTGATGGACAATCTGTCGAGAGTAACACACCATCATTTGCCCCTGTTACCATTAAAAATGACCCTCTTTCTGAGTGCCCAGATAAAGACATTTTGCCTCATTCACATGAACTTGTTCATAATGTGAAGCTTGAGATATCAGAACCACCAAAATCCCATGACCTTCAAAATGATTCAGTCAGTGGTTCATCTACCCCGGTTGAAAAAAAACCTCAACAGCAAACCGTGTTTcacaataaatatgaaaatacagtTCCTTTAAGAGAAATTGACCCACCCCTTCGAGATTCTCCTCAAAGCCCTGATCCAGAACCACAATTCTTGAAACATAGCAGCATAGAAAAGAGTGAATCCTTTAAGACTGAGGAAATCAGAGATCCTGAGACACATATCAAAGTGTCAATGCcattttttaaagttgaaaatacTTATCTGCCTATTGATGCTCAAGCAACCGGGCCCAATATACTGGGAAGTCCAAAATCAAATATCAGAAATTTGGATCTACACCTACATGACTCAAGTGTTAGAGATCAATGTATGATTGAGGCAGAGAAACAGTCAGAAGGGGGGAAAAACCATCCACAAATGTTGGGTCAAGGGGGGACAGATTTAAAGCTAGCCAGAGACTCAGATCATCAGGGCCCTGAAATAGACAGACTGTCAAAACATTTAAGGAATCCAGGACTAGATATGAAACAACAGATAGAGCCAAGAGACACAGAAATTCGACTTCCAGGGTCTGATAGGAGAGGAGCAGGCATGCAAGGCATTGGCCCCAGCATTTGGGGTCCTGGACCACACATTAGAGACTCAGGGGTGAGGAGTCCAATGCAATCATCAGACAGATCGGGGCATTACACAAGTGGTTCAGAGTCAAGAGACCAAAAACAAAGAGGCGAGAGTCCACATACTAGGGGTATGAGATCTGCTATGATGGGTGTAGATATAAGAGATCAGAGTCCAGATTTAAGCGGTTCGGGTCCATCTCTCAGGGATGAAAGAAGTGTTCGAATGCAATCAAGACATGATGACAGTTCAGTTCGTGCACATGCCGAACATATGAAGGAGCAACAGACAGATATTAGGGCTGAAAGGAGTATGCATGGTCTGAACACGAGAGAATCAGACACTATGCTTGAGCCTAAAAGGCAAAATGTGATGGGAGGGTTTGGTCAAGATATTGATAGTAAGGTTGGCTCAGATACAACAGGTGATAAAAGTGAGTCAAGTGCAAGGAGACCATATCAATTTAGCCAAGGGGACAGAGGTCCCATACCCCAATTTACAAATCCAGACTGGAGAGGTTCAGCACCAGGTGTGATTGGTCCTGATATGTTTGGTCATAGAAGTCAAAATATAAGCCTGGCTCCAACAGATTCAACTGGCCTTGAATCAGACAGAAAAGAttggagagggacagacagggcAAATTTATGTTCAGGTACAGGAATGCCATTTATGCAAAATGAATGGATGGCTTACCACCCTGATAAGAGAGGAGCCAACCTGGAGACACAGGGGCCTGACAGAGGACAAAAGGCTTCTGATTTCATGGCACCAGGTCCTAATATGGAGGTTCATATGCCTGACAGGAGAGGGCCAGGAGGTCCAGATTTCAGGAGACAAGAGTATGAAAGGAGAGATCCAACTATGGACAATCTAGGACCTGGCATGAGAGGACCAGTGGTTGCCAGGAGGGGTCTGGCTTTGGAGCATCCTGAAACTGACAGAAAGGAGCCTGGTGGCCTACATTTCAGAGGTCCAGGGCCTGAGAGAAGAGGCCCAGCTATAGAAGATCAAGGACCTGACATGAGTGTGCCGGCGGATGCAGATTTCAGGGAACTATGGCCCAAAAGAGGAGGGCCTGATATGGTTGGTCCAGGGCCTGACAAAAGAGACCCAGGATGTCTGGATTTCCGAGGTATATCTATGGAGGGCGCTGGAACTCACAGGACAGCACCTGAAGAAAGAGGCCCTGCTATGGAGGGTCCTGGGACTGACAGGAGAGGGCTTGAAGGTCCCGATTTGAGAGGACCCAGACCTGAAAGGAGAGGTCCTGCTATGGAAGGTCCTGGGGCTGATAGGAGAGGACCTGAATGTCCAGATTTCAGAGGACCAGGACCTGAAAGGAGAGGTCCTGCTATGGACGGTCCTGGTACCGATGGGAGAGGACTAAAAGGTCCAGATTTCAGGGGACCAAGAGCTGAAAGGAGAGGTCCTGCTATTGAAGGCCTTGGAACTGACAGACGACGGCCTGAGGGTCCAGATTTCAGAGGACCAAGACCTGAAAGGAGAGGTCCTGCTATGGAAGGTCATGGGACTGATAGGAGAGGACCTGAAGGTCCAGATTTCAGAGGACCAAGACCTGAAAGGAGAGGTCCTGCTATGGACAGTCCTGGTCCTGATAGAAGAGGACCTGAAGGTCCAGATTTTAGAGGACCAGGACCTGAAAGGAGAGGTTCTGCTATGGAAGGCCCTGCTCCTGATAGAAGAGGGCCTGAAGGTCCACATTTTAGAGCACCAAGACCTGAAAGGAGAAGTTCTGCTATGGACGGTCCTGGGACTGACAGGAGAGGACCTGAAGATCCAGTTTTCAGAGGGCCGAGACCTGAAAGGAGAGGTCCTGCTATGGAAGGTCTGTGGGCTGATAGGAGAGGACCTGAGGGTCCAGATTTTAGAGCACCAGGACATGACAGGAGAGGTCCTGCTATGGATGGTCCTGGGACTGACAGGAGAGGACCTGAAGATCCAGATTTCAGAGGGCCGAGACCTGAGAGGAGAGGTCCTGCTATGGAAGGTCCTGGGACTAATAGGAGAGGGCCTGAAAGTCAAGATTTTAGAGGACCAAGAACTGAAAGGAGAAGTCCTGGTATGGAAGGTCCTGGGACTGACGGGAGAGTACCTGAAGATCCAGTTTTCAGAGGGCCGAGACCTGAAAGGAGAGGTCCTGCTATGGACGGTCTTGGGGCTGATAGGAGAGGACCTGAGGGTCCAGATTTTAGAGCACCAGGACATGACAGGAGAGGTCCTGCTATGGACGGTCCTGGGACTGAGAGGAGAGGACCTGAAGATCCAAATTTCAGAGGACCAAGACCTGAAAGGAGAAGTCCTGCTATGGAACGTCCTCGCACTGATAGGAGACGACCTGAAGGTCCAGCTTTTAAAGGAACAGGACACGAAATGAGAGGTCCGATTATAGATGGCCCTGGACCTGGCAGAGGAGGACCCGGAGGTCCAGATTTCAGAGGGCCAGGAGCTGAGAACATAAGTTTATTGATAGAGAGTCCTGGGCCTGACATTAGAGGACCTGTGGGTTCAGATTTCAGTGGGCCGAGACCTGAAAGAAGAGGTACTCCTTTTGAGGATCCTGGGATTGATTGGAGAGGACCTGCAGGTCCAGAGTTCACAGGACCGGAGCCTGAAATGAGAGATCCTGCTATGGGGGGTCTTGGAATAAACAGGAGAAGACCTACAGTGCCTGATAGGAGAGGTTATTCTATGGCCGGTCAGGGGCCTGAAGTGAGAGGAATTGAAAGTCCACATTTAAGAGGACTAGGACTTGAAAGGAGCTGTCCTACTATCGAAGGCCCTGGGACTGACAGGAGGGGACCCGAATGTCCAGATTTCAGACCACCAAGAAGTGAAAGGAGACATCCTGCTATGGAGGGTCCTGTCCAAAAAGGGCCAGGGCATCCAGATTTCCAAGGACAAGAGCCAGAAAGGAGAGTACCAGCAGGTCCAGACAGAGGGCCTGGCTGTGAAGGGAGAGGTCACTCTGTGGAGGGACCTAACTGGAGAGGAGGACCAGGACATAAAAATGCTGGTGGACTTGGTCCTGATAAGCCAGGCCCATATATGGGGCTTTCTGGGTCTGACTCCATAGGAATGGGACTAGACAGAACACCTGGTACTCAAAGTCAGGGAATGGGAGGACCACACTTCAGGGGTCCAGGGTCTGACCGAGAGTATCTAAATATGGAGGGCCCAGGGCCTGATAGGAGAATGGCAGGTGGTCCAAACATGAGGGGACCAGGACTTCAACATCCAGGTTCAAACATACAGGAGCCAGGGCCTGACAGAGGGAATTTCATGGGTTCTGGGCCAGAGAGAAGGCCTCCAGATatgaaggaaacagaaaatagtaTGAATTTTCCAGGACCCCCACAGTTCATGGGTCCTGAACTAAAAAGATGCCCTCTAGATATGGAAGGCCCAGAGTTTGGTAGGAGAGGTCCACCCTTCAGAAGCATGGGGCCTGAAAGAGCTGTTTCGGAGGGACATGATACTGGTCCAATAGGTCCAGATTTTAGGGCACCAGGTTGTGAATTCAGAGGTCCAGACATTGAGAGCCCAGGCCCTGGTAGGAGAGAATCACAAGGCACAGGCTTCAGGGAACCTGGACCTGAAAGGAGACGATCAGTTGTTCCAGACATAGGAGGCCCAGGcataaaacagagaggatctAATACAGAAGGTCAAAGGCATGATAGAAGAAATGACTGGGGAATGGCGGATTTTGTGGACTCAGATGCTAACCAAGAAATCCCAGGTATAGAGGGTCCAGGATCTGATAGAACAGGTCGAAGTATGAGGGGTCCAAGGCCTATGGGAAGAAATGTTAAAAGACCAGGGCCAGATTCTAGCCTAATTcggggagagagatggagggacgCAAACATACAAGAACAATGGTCAGATATGAGAGGGCCAAATATGGAGGCTGTCGACAATGAGCAGGATTATTCAGGAGATCATTTGGAAAGACGTGGCAACAGGGGCCCAAGACCTATCCATGAAGGTCCAGATGAGCAGGGCCAAGAAAGTGGGCAAGGTCTTCAAAGTGAATGGAGAGGTGCTGGAGAGAGGGGTCAAACACCAGTACAGGAACAACCCAATTTTAGTTTTCCAGGGCCTTTTATGGGTCCACAAGATGATTGGAATGCTACAGGTTGCGGGGGTCCAGGGCCTTTCCAAGATAATCCAGACATGATGTACCAAGGTCCAAGGGGAGAACCTGGAAATGAACAGAGAGAGCCTGATAGACGAGGTGCTGGGTCAAACAGAGGTGGACGAGGGACATATTTTAGAGGAGAAAGAGATCCAGATAATAGAACAAAAATCCTTGATGGAAGAGGTTCAGGTTTTGTGGGACCAGGGACACATATGAAAGGGGGTCCAGATATGGCAAATGAATGGAGGCAGCCAGACTTCAGGGGGGATATGAGAGGGCCAAACATGGAAGGACCTGGTGCACATAGGAGAGGTCCAAGAGAATTTGAAGACTTTAATAGAAGAGGTTCAAGAGGTTCAAATTTAAGACAACCACAACCTGTAAACAGAAGTTCAGACATTGAGGGTCCAGGGGCTGATGGATTGTTTTCAGATTGTGGGGGGCTAGGATCTGGTAGGCAAGAGGCAGACATGGAAAGCCATGGACCAGGTAGACGAAGATTGCATGATCATGAGTTTAGAAGGGAGAAGAGAGGTCCACACATGAGACGGCTAGGGCCTGATGAAAGTCCAGATGCAAGACATGGGCCTGGTAGGTGGGATCCAAACTCTGATGTTCCTGGGTCTGATAGAAGAGGTCCAGACATGATGGGCCCGGGTTTAGACTCCAGTGGACCTGAGCCAGCCATGATGAATGACATGCAAGCTATAAGACATTCAGATGAATCTGCATCACGTCATTTCAATAGTCCACATCACATGACCAGATTCCAAGGTCCTAGTAATCCACACTCTGCAGTGTTCAATGGGCCCCCAGGTTTTCCTTCAAACAGTGGAAAACCACAGAGACCTAGAGCAGCCTTACTTCCCACTCCATCAGAGGGTCCTATGCACTCCCCAAATGTGATCAACCATTCTAATGTCTTCAGCCCGAAACCAAAACAGATGCATTTCTCTGCAGACAGGGAGTGGAGTAGAGATAGAGCAGTGGGACAAAACAGACAGTTAAGCCAAGGGCAAagagaagagcaggagaaaagTCCTGCTGGTAAAATTAGCACATTGGCAGATGCAAACACAgggttgggaaaagaaaaaaggccgGAGAGCAGTGAAACTGATAAACAAGGGATCAGTTGAAGTATAAATAGTGACgggaataaaacaaatgtcaagACAAGTTAGAGGAGGGCAAAAAATCGAAATGCTTGGGCCCCCTCAGTGCAGGGGATGGAAAGAGATACGACAACATAACCACACTGAATGTATCAACGGTCAAAGCCATGCAAGATCACACATTGTTGCTTGATATGGAAATGCTTAGGATATTTGAGTTCATGTTGTTGTAGTTTTGTgttaaattaatcatttatttttgttatttggtGAAATGTCTCTTAAACCTAACCAGCTGTGAATTTCCCTTCGAAAACACAGAATTGTTTTGTACAGAAAATgtacagttttagttttttttttttttaacatagcCATAGTGTCGGTACAGTAACCTTGATCTGGCTTTTATGTTCCTCTGCTGATACAACTTAGCTTGTCTCAAGTCAATAAAGTTACGtatacctttttttaaatttgtattaagtCTGATTTTGTCATTGATAttgagattgattgattgatgtggtTTAACTATTGTGGGGAAGAAATCAAACCCCTGAATTTTTACTCTTTTACAGGTAAAGTCAAAAATGTTCCTTTAGACAAGTTGACACATTTTATAAAGTGTGGTGTCTCTTTAGAGGCAATATTCTTAATTGCTTATCATGAGAGCTTCATGGTTTGTGAAAATGAAGGAAAGAAACTCCacttggaaataaatgtaaatgtaaataagcTAATTATAGTTTTTAGAATTGTTTATAATACATGTGGTACAGTATCTATCTACGAGATGAAGTACATTAGAAATATAaggtaaaatatataaatattaaactaCAAGAGCCTCAAAGTCATTTGaatatatgtatttgtttacactTGTCTATCATGTAGATTTGGGTATTTTTCACATTACAAGCACCAGCTGTTAATTGATTCTGATTTTCTTGGGCTCCTGTCAtgacaacaagattgagaaagaTAGTAAGTAAGCGAGAGGAAGTCCTTGGGAATAAAAACATCTATGAGTTCTATTGTCCATAACAACCCTCTCCTGAAGAGCTCATGTCTCACCAGTGGGGGGCGACAACATTCAGTCTAATCACTTCCATTAGTAGATATTGATACAGCTTTGGTTACTTAGTGAAGGGTATTTGAGTAActagatttatttaaatagtgtATTTAAGTACAGTTTTGAGGTACCGGTACTGATAAGTATTtatatgttgtgttttaatattgttcttTTGCCTGTTTCTAATTGTGCATTAGAAACAATAACCTCACATACTATAAACCAAATTGAAAGTTATATATTTCTAAAAAACGTGTACTTGAATAAAgtgcatatatttatatatatatatatatatatggagagAGTACTTTTAATATCCAGCTAGAATATTTTTGTATCTATATTGTATATAAATCACTCTGAGCCGCATTTGTTGCATGAAAGGtgctgtaaaataaagtttattcatattttaatatcCCTCTGAATTGTACTTGAGTGGTGCTGCACTATATTAAGCTATATACTATATTACTAATACTCAATAATCTGACACTGTGACAGTTCAAGTCTATCGTCGTCCAGGAATTAGCCGGCCCCGGCTGTGAGCAGCGCGGCTACAGATCACGGATCAGTAAAGTGAGTGGAAAACCGGAAGGTAATGAACTTGTAAAAAAACAGATCAATAACTGCAGCTTTGTTTGAGTCCGGTTCCAGTGGACGACTCAATAATCTTCTGTTAACAATGTTAATGCTTCTATGAGTTTATTAAGTTACTAAAACAGATTGTTAGCAAACTAATACTAGCTTAATGCTTGATGTTAGCATAATCATATAAGTCTTTGTAGTTAGCATTTGTTAATATATAATGAATTATCTTTGATTTCTGAATATTATATATGAACACAACATCATTAGTGTTTGTGTAGACTCAACTGGGCATCATTTTGAGCTAAGTTCATTAATATAATGTTAATAACACTGTGACTAGCTCAAAACTAGCTACATGGTAATGGTGGAAATAGAGAAATTTACTTTAGTTGtcttatatgtaaaaaaaatgtcagcctttTCCCAAGCAAGTGATATGCTTCATGTTTCACGTCCATCCAGAGAACTCTGGGTCTGGGACTCTTCCATATGGAGACAAGGGGTTTGACACAGGGCCAGATGTTGGAGGCGGAGCTCGATCTGATGGAGTTCTCTGATGGTCAGTACTCACACCTCCAGCGCATCATCCCGGCCGACATGGAGGCAGGGACTGGGCCTGATGGTGGCCTTATGAGCAGAGCGTGGCCGGATGTGAGGGATCATCCTGCTGCAGGGACAGTTACAGACGTCCCCGGACCCACACTGACTTCTCCCCTCGCAACCACCCAAGCTATTGACCTGTCGGTGGCCCCCGAGGATCACAGTCCGGTGATACCAGGACAGAAGACCCCAGCCTCTTTTGCGGAGGTCCCGGCGTTTGTGTTGGCGGGTATGGGAGGTGATAGGAGTCCGACTAAAGTTTCCTTCAAAAGCCGTGCGTCCTCACAGGTCCCAGGTCAGAGGTTTTCTGCAAGAGTTTGCTTGGAGAAGAGGTTCAACACAATGGCTGTTGACctccagagacagagggatgtCCAGTCAGAAGCTGTCTGCCAGTAGGTTCCACCAGTATACTACAGTGTACGCATTTCTATCTTTTACAGTTccctgtgtttgtatttttgtaacttATTCATTACC comes from Pleuronectes platessa chromosome 6, fPlePla1.1, whole genome shotgun sequence and encodes:
- the si:ch73-181d5.4 gene encoding uncharacterized protein si:ch73-181d5.4 translates to MDSMKNNCFTDDSNTEEELSQTEEAESSVRPSLSQVTKSWGFRRTTIARREFMEEVGDLTHSPPPVRRGRARRTYQTPPAATEACSPQKAASTSRSVIDELEWSAPSSPASEESKPASEASAGGSLDPILWQDFGSAFHTAFSLLGGNEDLSMDMSDALAAPDILAATDAIKALSPQGIEAEGPDNMESADEMEISQPLTSDCASDGISDVVLISSQEDSDDMTLIQIKEQLASKGIQGDTKGRGGKGGRGKARGRGRGRGRGRGKGRGRGRGRGRAVELHSINADEVDNDDDVMFVSAAEPQQQFQEEKHDPHIPTDIVISPAHSAMTLSPAQRSNSDCIIIDTDLDQTTDVTPGQYDDAPEEEKYTSIAEYSSILDSEGYDSNALYCICRQKHNKRFMICCDSCQEWFHGDCVGVSETQGSKMEKKGQEYVCPTCTTKRQLQSEPYPQPELSFPECLTLSPSGEEGEEQQVLKDAVVFEDEQVEEEAPMIRLEPEPEPEAVPEPKPKPEAELETESSLPLCIGPGCFKQALQDSVYCGTDCILQHAAFTMKTLSGPKVSKSRGRLQRKVATARPAATGQRSVRTSKRLAVKAEEKVEEEEMMMMEEEDGGNGEAASPISCDPILTEVQATSIPSPKLYTASNTDNEQVEADSEAASPSTQTPEDSSADTIPSSHPVPEPGPPNRDSQEEAKEPEDSVVSRPQPAESDPTIAPTQAMSSPSPAAQSSTTSVLRHHETGALMVTKTSYVIPKKQSGPQPPSVSASASCQKSSSAHTQLNETRNLLVPPAPSAPSSRPSQPNTQVRQSIQRSLTGILFKRVCDCEDLDMSESDAAKLVANIEMEMFDIFRNTDSKYMNKYRTIMFNLKDPRNKGLLYRVVQGDISPFRLARMSQKDMQATKAPEPSAKETAEVKDAAAKATRLQQKPEAVKVDLPSLNPVRPDRRSSKRPESMVAPQEQKRTVPSLKIRINHPNQSSATSNFFTCMLKDTTSEHKAHLFDLKCKICTGQTLPGEEDEPAKKKPRISETKDRNEPSWRRYTGGDSPLRAPPDSPDMDSPTSCLVIDSPLLTIEESPASPMRDSPASPTLESPASPVSESPASPTPDIPKATTTKKAYTPVVIPAVSTVTISRRDPRTAASRFSASSSSSFGPSNTTLTQSSPYMSIKENSSALTSASGSSLASGFSLPPTKPLPKSILMKPSSDPRLYCPSSRTEISESPGDGETAQFLSKQEILWKGFLNMLNVAKFVTKGYLVSGSAENLKADLPDTIQIGGRIMPETVWDYVAKLKTSVNKELCVIRFQPATEEEEVAYVSLFSYFSSRGRFGVVANSSRSLKDVYLVPLGAKESIPSMLQPLEGPGLEKNRPNLLLGLAIIQKTKRPGGLPQEIEEKRPKVQMSKDPMWMPKPPVLYGSNKSEIFQPYDPETPATSFNPRSPSCPGSPSDSSSSGSVTVPSLLTSMRVTPPVSSPFVVSASTSNSISDKRTKTESNDKTPLQTIMKSIYRNKQTDSMASGEGSSAAKTCVKNKPVFSHVSGSMVDPIVQQYGQKSKVKKIEEEENYYDRPYDPEEEYDPAMGYGVAAPQNIEKIKKDGPAVSGFMEDDIAYDPEDETIFEDIQSDTHLTKKPVTTSASTSSPAPPSNQVVTPSATTTPVETTPAAVMPTLPTGIVVVSAATLSEQQRMLEELNKQIEEQKRQLKEQEEALRQQREAVGMFMAKFSVSDSMMSPPQKSLPLSQLSSLQTGVMQTESRLSESTDKTSNPTGAVDKSNVDSQSVEIEPATPFPASENDTDNVEQDKTQNNVEDGDKYSSAGEIEDSDVAYDPEDESLFNLIQEDVFQGSSMQTHDSTGNSSSRKGALPNSYNSRKRRSSPKRRSHRERDSHRSPSSRSQRHSPSHSHRRKEKDRHKRSESDRSRHRARNPSERQSRHRREHSTRRHSHGHKRSPSSPIKRNSASLSPKQKRGPSPEVPEKSNSANVPSDMLESVDGQSVESNTPSFAPVTIKNDPLSECPDKDILPHSHELVHNVKLEISEPPKSHDLQNDSVSGSSTPVEKKPQQQTVFHNKYENTVPLREIDPPLRDSPQSPDPEPQFLKHSSIEKSESFKTEEIRDPETHIKVSMPFFKVENTYLPIDAQATGPNILGSPKSNIRNLDLHLHDSSVRDQCMIEAEKQSEGGKNHPQMLGQGGTDLKLARDSDHQGPEIDRLSKHLRNPGLDMKQQIEPRDTEIRLPGSDRRGAGMQGIGPSIWGPGPHIRDSGVRSPMQSSDRSGHYTSGSESRDQKQRGESPHTRGMRSAMMGVDIRDQSPDLSGSGPSLRDERSVRMQSRHDDSSVRAHAEHMKEQQTDIRAERSMHGLNTRESDTMLEPKRQNVMGGFGQDIDSKVGSDTTGDKSESSARRPYQFSQGDRGPIPQFTNPDWRGSAPGVIGPDMFGHRSQNISLAPTDSTGLESDRKDWRGTDRANLCSGTGMPFMQNEWMAYHPDKRGANLETQGPDRGQKASDFMAPGPNMEVHMPDRRGPGGPDFRRQEYERRDPTMDNLGPGMRGPVVARRGLALEHPETDRKEPGGLHFRGPGPERRGPAIEDQGPDMSVPADADFRELWPKRGGPDMVGPGPDKRDPGCLDFRGISMEGAGTHRTAPEERGPAMEGPGTDRRGLEGPDLRGPRPERRGPAMEGPGADRRGPECPDFRGPGPERRGPAMDGPGTDGRGLKGPDFRGPRAERRGPAIEGLGTDRRRPEGPDFRGPRPERRGPAMEGHGTDRRGPEGPDFRGPRPERRGPAMDSPGPDRRGPEGPDFRGPGPERRGSAMEGPAPDRRGPEGPHFRAPRPERRSSAMDGPGTDRRGPEDPVFRGPRPERRGPAMEGLWADRRGPEGPDFRAPGHDRRGPAMDGPGTDRRGPEDPDFRGPRPERRGPAMEGPGTNRRGPESQDFRGPRTERRSPGMEGPGTDGRVPEDPVFRGPRPERRGPAMDGLGADRRGPEGPDFRAPGHDRRGPAMDGPGTERRGPEDPNFRGPRPERRSPAMERPRTDRRRPEGPAFKGTGHEMRGPIIDGPGPGRGGPGGPDFRGPGAENISLLIESPGPDIRGPVGSDFSGPRPERRGTPFEDPGIDWRGPAGPEFTGPEPEMRDPAMGGLGINRRRPTVPDRRGYSMAGQGPEVRGIESPHLRGLGLERSCPTIEGPGTDRRGPECPDFRPPRSERRHPAMEGPVQKGPGHPDFQGQEPERRVPAGPDRGPGCEGRGHSVEGPNWRGGPGHKNAGGLGPDKPGPYMGLSGSDSIGMGLDRTPGTQSQGMGGPHFRGPGSDREYLNMEGPGPDRRMAGGPNMRGPGLQHPGSNIQEPGPDRGNFMGSGPERRPPDMKETENSMNFPGPPQFMGPELKRCPLDMEGPEFGRRGPPFRSMGPERAVSEGHDTGPIGPDFRAPGCEFRGPDIESPGPGRRESQGTGFREPGPERRRSVVPDIGGPGIKQRGSNTEGQRHDRRNDWGMADFVDSDANQEIPGIEGPGSDRTGRSMRGPRPMGRNVKRPGPDSSLIRGERWRDANIQEQWSDMRGPNMEAVDNEQDYSGDHLERRGNRGPRPIHEGPDEQGQESGQGLQSEWRGAGERGQTPVQEQPNFSFPGPFMGPQDDWNATGCGGPGPFQDNPDMMYQGPRGEPGNEQREPDRRGAGSNRGGRGTYFRGERDPDNRTKILDGRGSGFVGPGTHMKGGPDMANEWRQPDFRGDMRGPNMEGPGAHRRGPREFEDFNRRGSRGSNLRQPQPVNRSSDIEGPGADGLFSDCGGLGSGRQEADMESHGPGRRRLHDHEFRREKRGPHMRRLGPDESPDARHGPGRWDPNSDVPGSDRRGPDMMGPGLDSSGPEPAMMNDMQAIRHSDESASRHFNSPHHMTRFQGPSNPHSAVFNGPPGFPSNSGKPQRPRAALLPTPSEGPMHSPNVINHSNVFSPKPKQMHFSADREWSRDRAVGQNRQLSQGQREEQEKSPAGKISTLADANTGLGKEKRPESSETDKQGIS